GATCCCTGAATGATGTGGAGATGGTCATCCTTGAAGCGGATGGAGGGTTCTCGGTCATCGGTAAATCGAAGGAAACTGATGGTGAAGTGATGAAGCATGTGAGAGGATACTCTGAATGAAAAGAAGGCATTTCGTGGAGAAATGCCTTCTTTTTTATTGTTTTTTTGTCAAATTCTCCTGAGCCATCCGGACAAGCTCTTTTACCATGCTTCCCCCGATCCTCCCGCCGACTTTCCCGGCCTGCTCGGAAGTCAATTTTCCGTTATAGCCCCGTTGAAGAGGGATCCCCTGTTCTTTTGCAATTTCATATTTCGCTTCATTCGGGTCCTGTGTCCCTGACACTTTTGCTTTCAATTGATCCATGGCGTTCCGTGCTTCAGGTACGAGAAGTTTTCTTTTGGACATCATCATCACCCCTTCCCTTAGGTTGTCCCAAACTTTTTTTATAAGTAAAAAGTCTTGTTCTAAAAGGATTTTCATTTGGTGATAGGAAAAAAGGAAGAAAAAAAGATTGTCTATATTGTGTCAAATAAAATATAATTCTTAATAGTTAGATAATTTTGTAAAGAAAAGGGGGAAATGCCATGGAAGATTTCGTTGGCAAGTTGGTAGGGATTCTTTGGTCTCCGGTCATGATTTACTTCTGTTTAGGTGTAGGCTTACTATTTTCTATCTTAACGAAGTTTTTACAAGTGCGATTGATTAAAGACATGGTCGTTCAAATGTTCAAGGGAGGAAGCTCGAAAGCCGGGGTATCGTCATTCCAGGCGCTGGCACTGTCATTATCGGGACGTGTCGGGACAGGGAATATCGCCGGTACGGCAACTGCGATTGCTTTCGGGGGACCGGGTGCGGTCTTCTGGATGTGGACGATTGCGTTCATCGGTGCGAGCAGTGCCTTTATTGAATCCACTCTTGCTCAAATTTACAAGGTGAAGCAGGATGGAGAATACCGGGGAGGACCAGCCTACTATATTGAAAAAGGGATTGGCTGGAAATGGTATGCTGTACTCTTCTCTTTTGCAACCTTGCTTGCCATGAGTATTTTGATGCCCGGAATCCAGTCGAATTCGATTGCATTGGGTCTTGAAAATGCATTTGACCTGAGCACGACGGTAACGGGATTAGGTCTTGTCGTATTAATTGGAGTCATCATTTTTGGTGGAGTCAAACGGATTGCCGGAGTGGCTTCTTATGTTGTTCCATTTATGGCCATTGCCTATATCCTTCTTTCACTTATTATTGTGGGAATGAATATTACGGAAATCCCTGCAGTATTTTCTCTGATTTTCAAAAGTGCATTCGGCTTTGATTCAGCTTTCGGTGGAATCATTGGGATGGCCGTATCCTGGGGTGTGAAACGTGGAATCTACTCCAATGAAGCAGGTCAAGGTACAGGTCCTCACGCAGCGGCGGCTGCAGAGGTTTCCCACCCTGCCAAACAGGGTCTCGTTCAGGCGTTTTCGGTTTATATCGATACACTTCTTGTTTGTACGGCAACAGCTTTCATGATTTTGTTCACAGGTTCTTTCAATACAGAAGGGCCGGATGGGAACATGATCGCCAATAACCTGGAGGGGGTTGAAGCTGGACCGGGTTATACACAGGCAGCCATCGAAACGGTGCTTCCTGGATTCGGTGCTTCATTTGTCGCGATCGCCCTGTTCTTCTTCGCATTCACGACGATCATGGCTTACTATTACATGGCAGAGACGAATGTTGCATATCTGCTGAGAGGGAAGAACTCTAAGGCTGCGATGATCATCTTGAAGCTCGTCCTCCTTGGCGCCACTTTCTACGGTGCTGTAAGAGAAGCGGCATTGGCGTGGGCATTGGGTGATATCGGGCTTGGCCTCATGGTATGGCTGAACTTGATCGCCATCCTTATCCTGGCGAAACCTGCCCTGAAAGCCTTGAAGGATTATGAAGAACAGAAGAAGCAAGGGTTGGATCCAGTCTTTAATTCAACCAAGCTCGGCATCAAAAATGCAGAGTTCTGGGAACAGGAATATAAGGTGGAAGACAAAGAGAATGCATCATAATCAATAAGGGAAACCTGCTGCCGAAATGGCAGCAGGTTTCTTTTTGTACTTATGAAGTCTGACTTTTCCCTGCAAAATAAATCCTGTCCCCGATGTATTTTTGGAAAGCATACATGAAAAGGGACTTGAGAAAAAACAGAAGAGATAACTGGTACTGCTTTAGGTGGATCAACTTCCAAACGCCAAGCTTTTTGAAAAGAGCGTAAAACGGGTACGTAAAGAATGAGTCGATCAGGAGGTTCATAAAGAGGTAAAGATAAAAGTTCCCATAGAATAATTTAAGGATCCAGACTGAACCGCTCGGGAATATCCCTAAAATAAAGGGGATGATGCCATTGCCTTTCGGAAAGATTTTCGTCGTGATGGTCCACCATTTGATTTTTTCAGCCAAAACGCCTTCAAGGAATACGAGTCCTGACATGAACAGGGCCGCCGGCAGGTATTTTTTGATGCTTTCCTTTCCTGCCAATAAGAGTAATATCCAGGAGAGGGCCATCAATATCAATAAGTATCGTTTATTTTTATGATTGCTCACGGTGATTCCCCCTAATAAGAGATGTGGGTGGTTTATGTATAGAATGATACAGCGCTGTGGCTTTTATGCGGAAAGAAGAGAAATGTATTCCGATCAGATTACTGAACAATATTTTTGAGTTGAGACCCGAATTTGATTATGATAAAGAAAACGGAAGGAATCGGAGGTGCGTTTCAGTGGATTTATATGAACCGTTTATTCAAAGTGAC
The nucleotide sequence above comes from Bacillus sp. KH172YL63. Encoded proteins:
- a CDS encoding alpha/beta-type small acid-soluble spore protein → MMMSKRKLLVPEARNAMDQLKAKVSGTQDPNEAKYEIAKEQGIPLQRGYNGKLTSEQAGKVGGRIGGSMVKELVRMAQENLTKKQ
- a CDS encoding alanine/glycine:cation symporter family protein — protein: MEDFVGKLVGILWSPVMIYFCLGVGLLFSILTKFLQVRLIKDMVVQMFKGGSSKAGVSSFQALALSLSGRVGTGNIAGTATAIAFGGPGAVFWMWTIAFIGASSAFIESTLAQIYKVKQDGEYRGGPAYYIEKGIGWKWYAVLFSFATLLAMSILMPGIQSNSIALGLENAFDLSTTVTGLGLVVLIGVIIFGGVKRIAGVASYVVPFMAIAYILLSLIIVGMNITEIPAVFSLIFKSAFGFDSAFGGIIGMAVSWGVKRGIYSNEAGQGTGPHAAAAAEVSHPAKQGLVQAFSVYIDTLLVCTATAFMILFTGSFNTEGPDGNMIANNLEGVEAGPGYTQAAIETVLPGFGASFVAIALFFFAFTTIMAYYYMAETNVAYLLRGKNSKAAMIILKLVLLGATFYGAVREAALAWALGDIGLGLMVWLNLIAILILAKPALKALKDYEEQKKQGLDPVFNSTKLGIKNAEFWEQEYKVEDKENAS